CAATCACGGCGGCCTCGCGAATGGATGGATGTGATCGCAGCACGTGCTCCACTTCGGCGGGGTAAATATTTTCTCCCCCAGAAATATACATTTCCTTTTTGCGGCCCACCACATAGAAAAAACCATCTTGATCATGACGGACCAGATCGCCGGTGGAGAGCCACCCGTCTTTGATGGTTTCTGCCGTGGCCTGAGCGTTGTTCCAGTACCCCTGCATGATCATAGGCCCACGCAACAGAAGCTCGCCCACCTCTCCCGCTTTGGCCTCAGAGCCTTCGGGGGTGACCACTTTAGTTTGAATATAAAAATTCGGGAACCCAATAGATCCAATTTTTGTGAGAGCATGCTCCTCGTTGAGAGAAAAAACGTTAGGCCCAAATTCAGTCAAACCATATCCCTGGCGCACGGGGATGCCTTTTTGATGCCACTGCTGAATCAAAGGAATCGGCATTGGTTCGCCACCGACGATCGCGTAGCGAATCGACGATAAGTCGGCTTTTTCAAATTGCTTGGATTGGACCATCATATCTAAAGTTGTCGGAACCCCGAAAAACAAAGTGCATTTGTAAGACTGTAAAAGTTCAAGGATGAGATCAGAATCAAATCTCTTCAATAAAATGGTGTGGGCGCCTCGGTGAATGAATGGCGTCAAAAGCACATTCCATCCCCCCGTGTGAAAAAGCGGCGCAAAATTCACGGAAATATCATCCTGAGAAAGATTCAATCGCAATGTGGTGTTTACTGAATTCCAGAATAAGCCCTGATGAGTGAGCACGGCGCCCTTCGGAAATCCTGTCGTACCCGATGTGTATAAAATCATCGCCGGGTCCGCGAATTGGGCCGAAAACTCCACCATCTCTCCCCACTGAAGATCCGAAAACAAACCCCCGGCACCTAAAAGCTGAGCGATTTGCGCGGACGTATTTTTTTTCTGTTGAGAGAGTTGCACATACTCATCAGAGTGAACGAGCAACTTCGCACCACAATTATCCAGAATATAATCGATTTCCGGGGCACTTAAACGATGGTTGA
This region of Bdellovibrionales bacterium genomic DNA includes:
- a CDS encoding long-chain fatty acid--CoA ligase: MEADWLSKWNHYMPGKTALTDGHTGRQWTYSEFFKIVNAVALRLQQFYKIQKGDRVALLSANELESVALFFATSRLGALLVPINHRLSAPEIDYILDNCGAKLLVHSDEYVQLSQQKKNTSAQIAQLLGAGGLFSDLQWGEMVEFSAQFADPAMILYTSGTTGFPKGAVLTHQGLFWNSVNTTLRLNLSQDDISVNFAPLFHTGGWNVLLTPFIHRGAHTILLKRFDSDLILELLQSYKCTLFFGVPTTLDMMVQSKQFEKADLSSIRYAIVGGEPMPIPLIQQWHQKGIPVRQGYGLTEFGPNVFSLNEEHALTKIGSIGFPNFYIQTKVVTPEGSEAKAGEVGELLLRGPMIMQGYWNNAQATAETIKDGWLSTGDLVRHDQDGFFYVVGRKKEMYISGGENIYPAEVEHVLRSHPSIREAAVIGVRDEKWGEVGCAFVVNSQELHPEQIADYCRERLAKFKVPKHFRFLSALPKGDSGKILKKELQKSF